From Ipomoea triloba cultivar NCNSP0323 chromosome 5, ASM357664v1, the proteins below share one genomic window:
- the LOC116019436 gene encoding COBRA-like protein 7, with translation MAAFSLFLFLLLLSVQIHFAQAQKSPADDCNGIFLQYVYSSGSILKPTVKKTHQPYRFESALSIVNNGVDELKSWRVFVGFQHDEFLVSASNSVLDDGTSLPAAVGNGTVFAGFPSSDLKTAIETAGDSTQTSARVELVGTQFGVGLGNAPMPSDISLVNDGFICPKPSMQGNSTMIVCCTKDQKFKANLTKDEEFLPRKDGDLTIMYDITRSYDSNYWAQVTIANHNPLGRLDNWELSWDWMRDEFIYNLQGAYPSVVDSSECLFGRQGEFYKDLDFSNVLNCERRPTVIDLPLEKANDTALGKVPFCCRNGTILPPAMDPSKSVSAFVMNVFKMLPDLNRSLFTPPQNWKISGRLNPDYKCGPPVRVSPSEFPDPSGLLPNKAVFASWQVVCSIITQPKRASPRCCVSFSAYYNDSVIPCSTCACGCPANTAKTCSAKAPGLLLPAQSLLVPFENRTKLALAWAGINHFPVPNPLPCADNCGVTINWHLLTDYRGGWSARITLFNWENSAFADWFAAVELDKAAPGFEKVYSFNGSTLSGVENTIFMQGLPGLNYLVGETDGANPQKDPRVPGKQQSVISFTKKNTPGINIAAGDGFPTKVYFNGEECLLPKILPKSNSFRVSSSILTSTILALLVLFMLLRL, from the exons ATGGCTGCTTTCtccctcttcctcttcctccttcTTCTAAGCGTTCAAATCCATTTTGCACAGGCCCAGAAATCTCCGGCCGACGATTGTAACGGCATCTTCTTGCAGTACGTGTACAGTTCAGGGTCCATTCTTAAGCCCACTGTGAAGAAGACCCACCAGCCCTACCGATTCGAGTCCGCCCTTAGTATCGTCAACAATGGCGTCGACGAGCTCAAGTCCTGGCGGGTCTTTGTCGGATTCCAGCACGATGAGTTCCTCGTCTCCGCCTCCAACTCCGTGCTCGACGACGGCACGTCTCTCCCGGCGGCGGTGGGCAATGGAACTGTTTTTGCGGGGTTCCCTAGCTCGGATCTGAAGACGGCGATCGAGACCGCCGGTGATTCGACCCAGACGAGTGCTCGGGTCGAGTTGGTCGGGACCCAGTTCGGCGTCGGGTTAGGAAACGCTCCCATGCCCTCCGACATTTCGCTCGTCAATGACGGCTTCATTTGTCCTAAACCCTCTATGCAAG GAAACAGTACAATGATAGTGTGCTGTACAAAAGACCAGAAATTCAAGGCTAATCTGACCAAAGATGAGGAATTTCTACCTCGTAAAGATGGTGATCTAACAATTATGTACGATATCACAAGATCATATGATTCGAATTACTGGGCGCAGGTGACCATTGCAAACCATAATCCACTTGGCCGTCTTGACAATTGGGAACTTAGCTGGGATTGGATGAGGGATGAGTTCATATATAACCTGCAAGGGGCTTATCCATCTGTAGTTGATTCATCCGAATGCCTCTTTGGCAGGCAGGGCGAGTTTTACAAGGACCTCGACTTCTCAAACGTGTTGAACTGTGAAAGGAGGCCAACTGTTATTGACCTGCCACTGGAGAAGGCGAACGATACAGCTCTGGGGAAGGTTCCTTTTTGTTGCAGGAATGGCACGATCTTGCCACCCGCGATGGATCCCAGCAAGTCTGTGTCTGCATTCGTGATGAATGTGTTTAAGATGCTTCCTGATCTCAACCGCTCCTTGTTCACCCCACCCCAGAATTGGAAGATCAGCGGGCGCCTCAATCCAGATTATAAATGTGGACCCCCGGTTCGTGTAAGTCCCAGTGAATTCCCGGATCCTAGTGGACTGCTGCCAAATAAAGCAGTGTTTGCTAGCTGGCAAGTGGTGTGCAGCATTATTACCCAACCGAAGAGAGCGAGCCCGAGATGCTGTGTCTCGTTTTCTGCTTACTACAACGACTCTGTCATCCCTTGCTCGACCTGTGCCTGTGGCTGCCCTGCCAATACAGCCAAGACTTGTAGTGCCAAAGCGCCCGGGCTTCTCCTTCCAGCCCAGTCTCTGTTGGTTCCTTTCGAGAATAGAACCAAATTGGCCTTAGCGTGGGCCGGGATTAACCATTTCCCTGTGCCAAACCCTTTACCTTGTGCAGATAACTGTGGTGTTACTATCAACTGGCATTTGCTCACAGACTACCGAGGCGGATGGTCTGCAAGGATCACGCTGTTCAACTGGGAGAATTCTGCATTTGCTGATTGGTTTGCTGCAGTTGAACTGGATAAAGCTGCTCCTGGTTTCGAGAAAGTCTATTCATTCAATGGGAGCACACTAAGTGGCGTCGAGAACACAATATTCATGCAGGGCCTTCCTGGATTGAACTATTTGGTAGGAGAGACAGACGGGGCGAATCCTCAGAAGGATCCCAGAGTACCAGGTAAACAGCAGTCAGTGATTTCATTCACAAAGAAGAACACCCCGGGTATCAACATCGCTGCTGGTGATGGTTTCCCGACCAAGGTATACTTTAACGGAGAAGAGTGTTTGCTACCAAAAATTCTTCCGAAAAGCAATTCGTTTAGAGTAAGCTCATCCATACTCACTTCCACCATCCTAGCTCTCCTGGTCTTATTCATGTTGTTAAGACTATAA